A genomic segment from Janthinobacterium sp. 64 encodes:
- a CDS encoding TonB-dependent siderophore receptor encodes MTQAYLSCSHPVRSRLAGAVAGALLLLGAAPVLAQQNPLQASNASAMHALQIAAGPLDAALEQLARKAGLTLTYQASEVRGLRTAGLTGSYSAAAGLEALLAGSGLAAQQLAPNDFVLRPLPRPANAATDGAQQLAEITVTAGGVPALETEGSGAYAAALAGTATRFTLSPRETPQSLTVITRQQMDDQGVLSLADVLQQTPGVTVSHDDTERYNYYARGFSLNSFQYDGVPTFDFSTNSNGLGIRDMAIYDRVEVVRGANGLMSGAGSPAGAVNLVRKKPTRQFQAYAQAGLGSWDRYRAEADVSGPLNADGSVRARLVAAHQDHGSYIDYYQQDKSVVYGVIEADLTPRTRVLAGIDYQKIDSKGSSFGQNPLFYTDGSRTRFERAFNPAARWTNAGSTSTRLFAAAEHLFDNGWQVKAEASHWKGDTDQLQANIISWGPYPDPATGLATVQRGAKTYGIDSNSLDAYATGPFQWLGRQHELVLGINASHRKSDYLAYGGGNVEIDYRHWNNHVPLPASMAVSLTQQYSFKEYAAYGAARFKPADGWSLIVGSRLNSYERTGELIYGWGGTGRDDAKEKHRLVPYAGAVYDLNGTYSAYLSYASIFEPQSVSDANARALPPTTGKSWESGIKGEFFERKLNASVALFHIQQDNLADYVGTDANEREVYRPIDGTTTRGVELEVAGQLLPGWQVQAGATFSRPRDKDGQRIDTTRPERSFKLATSYRLGGDWRRLSVGGNINWQGRTYYHTVLADDVPARADEGSFGVAGLMARYEFSKRLSAVLNINNVFDKRYYSGYGLYGSGHYGDPRNAQLTLRASF; translated from the coding sequence ATGACCCAAGCTTATCTCTCCTGCTCCCATCCCGTCCGTTCCCGTCTCGCTGGCGCCGTCGCCGGCGCCCTGCTGCTGCTCGGCGCGGCGCCCGTCCTGGCCCAGCAAAATCCACTCCAGGCCAGCAACGCCAGCGCCATGCACGCCCTGCAGATCGCCGCCGGCCCGCTCGATGCGGCGCTGGAACAGCTGGCGCGCAAGGCCGGCCTGACGCTCACCTACCAGGCGAGCGAGGTGCGCGGCCTGCGCACGGCTGGCCTGACTGGCAGCTACAGTGCCGCGGCCGGCCTCGAGGCGCTGCTGGCCGGCAGCGGCCTGGCGGCGCAGCAGCTGGCGCCCAACGATTTCGTCCTGCGCCCGCTGCCCAGGCCGGCGAACGCGGCCACTGATGGCGCGCAGCAACTGGCCGAAATCACCGTCACGGCCGGCGGCGTACCCGCGCTGGAAACGGAAGGCAGCGGCGCGTATGCGGCGGCATTGGCCGGCACGGCCACGCGCTTTACCCTGTCGCCACGCGAAACGCCGCAATCGCTGACCGTCATCACGCGCCAGCAGATGGATGACCAGGGCGTCCTCAGCCTGGCCGACGTGCTGCAGCAGACGCCGGGCGTGACCGTCTCGCACGACGATACGGAGCGCTATAACTACTATGCGCGCGGCTTCAGCCTGAACAGCTTCCAGTACGACGGCGTGCCCACCTTCGATTTCAGCACCAATTCGAACGGCCTGGGCATCCGCGACATGGCCATCTACGACCGGGTGGAAGTGGTGCGCGGCGCGAATGGCCTGATGAGCGGCGCCGGCAGCCCGGCCGGCGCCGTCAACCTGGTGCGCAAGAAACCCACGCGCCAGTTCCAGGCGTATGCGCAGGCGGGCCTCGGCAGCTGGGACCGCTACCGGGCGGAAGCCGATGTCTCCGGTCCCCTGAATGCGGACGGCTCCGTGCGCGCGCGCCTGGTGGCCGCGCACCAGGATCACGGCTCCTACATCGACTATTACCAGCAGGACAAGAGCGTGGTCTACGGCGTCATCGAGGCCGATCTGACGCCGCGCACGCGCGTGCTGGCCGGGATCGATTACCAGAAAATCGATTCCAAGGGTTCGTCCTTCGGCCAGAATCCCCTGTTCTACACGGATGGCAGCCGCACGCGCTTCGAGCGCGCCTTCAACCCCGCCGCGCGCTGGACGAACGCGGGCAGCACCAGCACGCGCCTCTTCGCCGCCGCCGAGCACCTGTTCGACAATGGCTGGCAAGTGAAGGCGGAAGCGAGCCACTGGAAAGGCGATACGGACCAGTTGCAAGCGAACATCATCAGCTGGGGTCCCTATCCGGACCCGGCCACGGGCCTGGCCACGGTGCAGCGCGGCGCAAAAACCTATGGCATCGACAGCAATTCGCTCGATGCCTACGCCACGGGACCATTCCAGTGGCTGGGCCGCCAGCATGAACTGGTGCTGGGCATCAACGCCAGTCACCGCAAGTCCGACTACCTGGCCTATGGCGGCGGCAATGTGGAAATCGATTACCGTCACTGGAACAACCACGTTCCCCTGCCGGCCAGCATGGCCGTCAGCCTGACGCAACAATACAGCTTCAAGGAATATGCAGCGTATGGCGCGGCCCGTTTCAAACCGGCCGATGGCTGGTCGCTGATCGTCGGCAGCCGCCTGAACAGCTATGAACGCACGGGCGAGCTGATCTACGGCTGGGGCGGCACGGGCCGCGACGACGCGAAGGAAAAGCACCGGCTGGTGCCGTATGCGGGCGCCGTCTACGACTTGAACGGCACGTATTCCGCGTATCTCAGCTATGCCAGCATCTTCGAGCCGCAATCGGTCAGCGACGCCAATGCCAGGGCACTGCCGCCCACTACGGGAAAATCCTGGGAAAGCGGCATCAAGGGCGAGTTTTTCGAGCGCAAGCTGAACGCCAGCGTGGCCCTGTTTCATATCCAGCAAGACAATCTGGCCGATTACGTGGGCACGGACGCCAACGAACGGGAAGTCTACCGGCCCATCGACGGCACCACCACGCGCGGCGTGGAGCTGGAAGTGGCCGGCCAGCTGTTGCCCGGCTGGCAAGTGCAGGCGGGAGCGACGTTCAGCCGCCCGCGCGACAAGGATGGCCAGCGCATCGATACGACGCGCCCCGAACGCAGCTTCAAGCTCGCGACCAGTTACCGCCTGGGCGGCGACTGGCGCCGCCTGAGCGTGGGTGGCAATATCAACTGGCAAGGCCGGACGTATTACCACACGGTCCTGGCAGACGACGTGCCGGCGCGCGCCGACGAAGGCAGCTTTGGCGTGGCCGGACTGATGGCGCGCTACGAGTTCAGCAAGCGGCTCAGCGCCGTGCTGAACATCAACAATGTCTTCGACAAGCGCTATTACAGCGGCTACGGCCTGTACGGCAGCGGCCACTATGGCGATCCGCGCAACGCGCAGCTGACCTTGCGAGCCAGTTTCTAG
- a CDS encoding FecR domain-containing protein, with protein MTAATLPEDPVEQAIAWAVRLQMHGASPDALLSLQRWREADPGHEQAWQRITSIGAQLSGLAAEASRATLDASLARRRQRRQALKVLAGIGFAGTAAWFAIDTRADYRTGTGQRLAVRLPDGSLLHLNAGTAVRLRFDGTQRLLSLLHGEIAITTHADPQRRPFLVDTGEARMLALGTRFTVRRLAGDDGTDGADATLTRLAVQEHAVQLQAAAGAARPVLVQAGDSVLTDGVRVWREPAHDDPAAWLDGVIAARDMPLGQLVAELARHRHGLLLCDADIAHLPVSGVFQLDDPERALRVLLHTQPIVAVYRTRFWVTLKKA; from the coding sequence ATGACGGCCGCCACCTTGCCGGAAGACCCCGTGGAACAAGCCATCGCCTGGGCCGTGCGCCTGCAGATGCATGGCGCCTCGCCGGACGCGCTGCTGTCGCTGCAGCGCTGGCGTGAGGCCGACCCCGGCCACGAACAGGCGTGGCAGCGTATCACCAGCATCGGCGCTCAATTGTCCGGTCTGGCGGCGGAAGCGAGCCGCGCCACCCTCGACGCCAGCCTGGCGCGCCGCCGCCAGCGCCGCCAGGCCCTGAAAGTGCTGGCCGGCATCGGTTTTGCCGGCACGGCCGCCTGGTTCGCCATCGACACGCGCGCCGACTACCGCACGGGCACGGGGCAGCGCCTGGCCGTGCGCCTGCCGGACGGCAGCTTGCTGCACCTGAATGCGGGCACGGCCGTCAGGCTGCGCTTTGACGGCACGCAAAGGCTGCTGAGCTTGCTGCATGGCGAAATTGCCATCACCACGCACGCCGACCCGCAGCGCCGGCCGTTCCTCGTCGACACGGGCGAAGCGCGCATGCTGGCGCTGGGCACGCGCTTCACGGTGCGCCGCCTCGCTGGTGACGATGGCACCGATGGCGCCGATGCCACGCTGACGCGCCTGGCCGTGCAGGAACACGCGGTGCAGCTGCAGGCCGCAGCCGGCGCGGCGCGGCCCGTGCTGGTGCAGGCCGGCGACAGCGTCCTGACCGATGGCGTGCGCGTCTGGCGCGAGCCGGCCCATGACGATCCGGCCGCCTGGCTCGATGGCGTGATTGCTGCGCGCGACATGCCACTGGGCCAGCTGGTGGCCGAACTGGCGCGCCACCGGCATGGCTTGCTGCTGTGCGACGCCGATATCGCCCACTTGCCCGTTTCCGGCGTCTTCCAGCTGGACGATCCCGAGCGGGCCCTGCGCGTACTGCTGCACACGCAGCCTATCGTGGCCGTGTACCGCACGCGTTTTTGGGTCACGCTGAAAAAAGCGTAA
- a CDS encoding sigma-70 family RNA polymerase sigma factor, translating to MNPAAPPDLATLYRAHHGWLQGWLRHKLGCGADAADVAHETFLRLLQRRERPQPALREPRAYLTRIAQGLVIDHYRRRDVEYAYLQALAALPEQTAPSPETRLLVIDTLVRLDTALDALKPRARQAFLLAQLDGLTGPAIAARLGVSLATVERDLASAWRACYRVYFQ from the coding sequence ATGAACCCTGCCGCACCGCCCGACCTTGCCACCCTGTACCGCGCCCACCACGGCTGGCTGCAGGGCTGGCTGCGGCATAAACTGGGCTGCGGCGCCGATGCGGCCGATGTGGCGCACGAGACGTTCCTGCGCCTGCTGCAGCGGCGCGAACGGCCGCAGCCCGCCCTGCGCGAGCCGCGCGCCTACCTGACGCGCATCGCGCAAGGCCTGGTGATCGACCATTACCGGCGCCGCGACGTGGAATACGCCTACCTGCAGGCACTGGCCGCCTTGCCCGAACAGACGGCGCCGTCGCCCGAAACACGGCTGCTGGTGATCGACACCCTGGTGCGCCTCGATACGGCGCTCGACGCCCTCAAGCCGCGCGCCAGGCAGGCCTTTTTGCTGGCCCAGCTGGACGGCTTGACGGGTCCCGCCATCGCCGCCAGGCTCGGGGTATCGCTGGCCACCGTCGAGCGCGACCTGGCCAGCGCCTGGCGCGCCTGCTACCGCGTCTATTTTCAATGA
- the purT gene encoding formate-dependent phosphoribosylglycinamide formyltransferase, with amino-acid sequence MTTSTITSSTIAPRTFGTPLSSTAIKVMLLGSGELGKEVIMALQRLGVEVIAVDRYPNAPGHPVAHRSHVIDMSDGVALAALIALEKPDLIVPEIEAIATETLAALEAAGQITCIPNARAAVLTMNREGIRTLAAETLGVATSPYRFASSLQELQLACQEIGFPCVVKPVMSSSGKGQSRLDGAADVDAAWAYAASGGRVDTGRVIVEGFIDFDYEITLLTVRAVGASGQIETQFCEPIGHLQVHGDYVESWQPARMAPLALERSREIARKVTDNLGGLGLFGVELFVKGDMVWFSEVSPRPHDTGMVTMASQVQSEFELHAKAILGLPVNVALRSPGASAVIYGQLEAKGIAFEGVADALSVPGADLRLFGKPESFARRRMGVALATADDIDTARARAVLAASKVKPVAR; translated from the coding sequence ATGACCACTAGCACCATCACCAGCAGCACCATCGCGCCCCGCACCTTCGGCACACCGCTGTCGTCCACTGCCATCAAAGTCATGCTGCTGGGTTCGGGCGAACTGGGCAAGGAAGTGATCATGGCGTTGCAGCGCCTGGGCGTGGAAGTGATCGCCGTCGACCGCTATCCGAATGCGCCGGGCCACCCGGTGGCACACCGCTCGCACGTGATCGACATGAGCGACGGCGTGGCCCTGGCCGCCCTGATAGCCCTGGAAAAGCCGGATCTGATCGTGCCGGAAATCGAAGCCATCGCCACGGAGACCCTGGCGGCGCTGGAAGCGGCCGGGCAAATCACGTGCATCCCGAACGCGCGCGCGGCCGTGCTGACGATGAACCGCGAAGGCATCCGCACGCTGGCTGCCGAAACCCTGGGCGTGGCCACGTCGCCGTACCGCTTCGCCAGCAGCCTGCAGGAGCTGCAGCTGGCCTGCCAGGAAATCGGCTTCCCGTGCGTGGTCAAACCCGTGATGTCGTCGTCGGGCAAGGGCCAGTCCAGGCTCGATGGCGCCGCTGACGTCGACGCGGCATGGGCGTATGCGGCCAGCGGCGGCCGGGTCGACACGGGCCGCGTGATCGTCGAAGGCTTCATCGACTTCGATTACGAAATCACCTTGCTGACGGTGCGTGCCGTCGGCGCGTCGGGCCAGATCGAGACGCAGTTTTGCGAGCCGATCGGCCACTTGCAGGTGCACGGCGACTACGTGGAATCGTGGCAGCCAGCCCGCATGGCGCCCCTGGCCCTGGAGCGCTCGCGCGAGATCGCGCGCAAGGTGACGGACAACCTGGGCGGCCTGGGCCTGTTTGGCGTGGAGCTGTTCGTCAAGGGCGACATGGTGTGGTTCTCGGAAGTGAGTCCGCGTCCGCACGACACGGGCATGGTCACCATGGCCAGCCAGGTGCAGAGCGAATTCGAGCTGCACGCGAAAGCCATCCTGGGCTTGCCCGTCAACGTGGCGCTGCGTTCGCCCGGCGCCTCGGCCGTCATCTACGGCCAGCTGGAAGCGAAAGGCATCGCCTTCGAAGGCGTGGCCGACGCCTTGAGCGTGCCGGGCGCCGACTTGCGCCTGTTCGGCAAGCCCGAATCGTTCGCCCGCCGCCGCATGGGCGTGGCGCTGGCCACGGCCGACGATATCGACACGGCCCGCGCGCGCGCCGTGCTGGCCGCGTCCAAGGTCAAGCCGGTGGCTCGCTGA
- a CDS encoding DUF6678 family protein, whose amino-acid sequence MAEASLPLADAGGGDIKRKLRGHIARRNLAGAANDCKWNELLAFMRGRTDWAPSYRYGSVSGYVSRWDTEWDYHPPFPFLGVEWFDISLYSEEHVAMLLPKKIIDHGVWIVPELERIGFDFEVQGRVARIWGYLPRSYHDFPPTD is encoded by the coding sequence ATGGCAGAGGCCAGCCTGCCGCTGGCCGACGCCGGCGGCGGCGACATCAAGCGCAAGCTGCGCGGCCACATCGCGCGGCGCAACCTGGCGGGGGCCGCCAACGACTGCAAGTGGAACGAGCTGCTGGCCTTCATGCGCGGGCGCACCGACTGGGCGCCGTCGTACCGCTACGGCTCCGTGTCCGGCTACGTCTCGCGCTGGGACACGGAATGGGATTACCACCCGCCGTTCCCCTTCCTGGGCGTGGAATGGTTCGACATCAGCCTGTATTCCGAAGAACACGTGGCCATGCTGCTGCCAAAGAAAATCATCGACCACGGCGTGTGGATCGTGCCGGAACTGGAACGCATTGGCTTTGATTTCGAAGTGCAGGGCCGGGTGGCGCGCATCTGGGGTTATCTGCCCCGTTCCTATCACGATTTTCCACCCACCGACTAG
- a CDS encoding ABC transporter permease has translation MKHLILACALAACCASASAAACPPYVKGSTGGDYTSAEDRKGLSVVEQFHFSRAVETLTQGMTGSLGGDISYTLEHFPNHHRALASMAKLGLRQKSAQPVGARYTVSCYFERAIAFAPHDVTVRMVYGSYLLATGQDAMALEQLDSASRLAPEQATIQYNLGLMYVKKKEYEKASAHAQKAYALGFPLPGLKNKLKAAGKWKEPPPAPAVAVDASAAEPEKPAVPPTEPPSGE, from the coding sequence ATGAAACACCTGATACTTGCCTGCGCCCTGGCCGCCTGCTGCGCCAGCGCCAGCGCCGCCGCCTGCCCGCCCTACGTCAAGGGCAGCACGGGCGGCGACTACACGAGCGCGGAAGACCGCAAGGGCCTGTCCGTGGTCGAACAATTCCATTTTTCGCGCGCCGTGGAAACGCTCACGCAAGGCATGACGGGCAGCCTGGGCGGCGACATCAGCTACACCCTGGAACACTTCCCGAACCACCACCGGGCGCTGGCGTCGATGGCGAAACTGGGCTTGCGCCAGAAAAGCGCGCAACCGGTCGGCGCCCGCTACACGGTCAGCTGCTACTTCGAACGGGCGATCGCCTTCGCGCCGCACGACGTGACGGTGCGCATGGTATATGGCAGCTACCTGCTGGCCACGGGCCAGGACGCCATGGCGCTGGAGCAGCTGGACTCTGCCAGCCGCCTGGCGCCCGAGCAGGCCACCATCCAGTACAACCTGGGCCTGATGTATGTGAAAAAGAAGGAATACGAGAAGGCCAGCGCGCACGCGCAAAAAGCCTATGCGCTGGGCTTTCCCCTGCCGGGGCTGAAGAACAAGCTGAAGGCGGCGGGCAAGTGGAAAGAACCGCCGCCCGCGCCCGCCGTCGCTGTTGACGCGTCGGCCGCCGAACCGGAAAAACCGGCCGTGCCGCCGACAGAACCGCCTAGCGGGGAATGA
- a CDS encoding glycosyltransferase yields the protein MVKPSTKRVLMVAYHFPPFAGGSGILRTLGFARHLPDCGWQPLVLSPSPAAYAQKGMSQLEQIGERATVRRTLALDAARHFSIGGRYPRCLALPDRWSSWWLSAVPAGLRMIRQYRPDAIWSTYPIATAHLIALTLQKLSGLPWIADQRDPMLDDSDPLAPYPSEARLHRMHAWIEQRIAARSAAIVCTTPGAIDAHRHRLAQLGRERFHLIENGYDEDGHDGSPARTGHRSRFLLLHSGVIYPSERDPQALFEALARLRRDGVLHAHNFQLVLRATGHDAWLACLLAKYGILDLVRLEPLQPHGAALQEMLAADGLLLLQAANCNAQIPAKLYEYLRCRRPILALTDLAGDSAAKLRHCGIDTIGQLASSADCARALLRFLELARQGRAPLASPAAIALQSRQARSNALADLLDQVSHRRTA from the coding sequence ATGGTAAAACCCTCGACAAAACGCGTGCTGATGGTCGCCTACCATTTTCCACCGTTCGCTGGCGGCAGCGGCATCCTGCGCACGCTGGGATTCGCGCGCCATTTGCCCGACTGCGGCTGGCAGCCGCTGGTGCTCAGTCCCAGCCCTGCCGCGTATGCGCAGAAAGGCATGTCCCAGCTGGAGCAGATCGGCGAGCGCGCCACCGTGCGGCGCACCCTGGCGCTGGACGCGGCGCGCCATTTCTCCATCGGCGGGCGCTATCCGCGCTGCCTGGCCCTGCCCGACCGCTGGAGTTCCTGGTGGCTGAGCGCCGTGCCGGCCGGCCTGCGCATGATCCGGCAATACCGGCCCGACGCCATCTGGTCGACGTACCCGATCGCCACGGCGCACCTGATCGCGCTGACCCTGCAAAAACTCAGCGGCCTGCCATGGATCGCCGACCAGCGCGACCCCATGCTCGATGACAGCGACCCGCTGGCGCCGTATCCGTCCGAGGCGCGTTTGCACCGCATGCATGCGTGGATAGAACAGCGCATCGCGGCGCGCAGCGCGGCCATCGTCTGCACCACGCCGGGCGCCATCGATGCGCACCGGCATCGCCTGGCACAGCTGGGGCGCGAGCGCTTCCACCTGATCGAGAACGGCTACGACGAAGACGGCCATGACGGCAGCCCTGCGCGCACGGGCCACCGCAGCCGCTTCCTGCTGCTGCACAGCGGCGTGATCTACCCGTCCGAGCGCGATCCGCAAGCGCTGTTCGAGGCGCTGGCACGGCTGCGCCGCGACGGCGTGCTGCACGCCCACAATTTCCAGCTGGTGCTGCGCGCCACGGGCCACGACGCATGGCTGGCCTGCCTGCTGGCGAAATACGGCATCCTCGACCTGGTGCGCCTGGAACCGTTGCAGCCGCACGGCGCGGCGCTGCAGGAAATGCTGGCGGCCGATGGCCTGCTGCTGCTGCAGGCGGCCAATTGCAATGCGCAGATTCCCGCCAAGCTGTATGAATACCTGCGCTGCCGCCGGCCCATCCTGGCGCTGACCGACCTGGCGGGCGACAGCGCGGCCAAGCTGCGCCACTGCGGCATCGACACCATCGGCCAGCTGGCGTCCAGCGCCGACTGCGCGCGCGCGCTGCTGCGCTTCCTGGAACTGGCGCGCCAGGGCCGCGCCCCGCTGGCCAGCCCCGCCGCCATCGCCCTGCAATCGCGGCAAGCCCGCAGCAACGCCCTGGCCGACTTGCTGGACCAGGTCAGCCACAGGAGAACAGCATGA
- a CDS encoding hydrolase 1, exosortase A system-associated — MKRDSSQQHLAGHSVRELPLRFRSAAEDGEAQARMVGILSLPAAPGPRGILIVTGGPQYRVGSHRQFVLLARALAAQGWPVLRFDLRGMGDSEGSARDYRAAGPDIAGALAQFFDAVPTLREVALWGLCDGATAAACHAPRDARINALILLNPWVRSSAGLARATLRHYYLPRLLQGAFWRKLASGALQPGASLASLRQVAAATQEAEPLDDAPAPALLRALTQFQGKVLLILSGDDLGAREWQALLRGDAAWRAVAARAQWTQAQVDGANHTFASAAWRGEVEQLCARWLQSW, encoded by the coding sequence ATGAAGCGCGACAGCAGTCAGCAGCACCTCGCAGGGCACAGCGTGCGCGAGCTGCCCCTGCGCTTTCGCAGCGCGGCCGAAGACGGTGAAGCGCAGGCGCGCATGGTCGGCATCCTCAGCTTGCCCGCCGCACCGGGACCGCGCGGCATATTGATCGTCACGGGCGGCCCGCAGTACCGGGTCGGCAGCCATCGCCAGTTCGTCCTGCTGGCCCGCGCCCTGGCCGCGCAAGGCTGGCCCGTGCTGCGTTTCGACTTGCGCGGCATGGGCGACAGCGAGGGCAGCGCGCGCGACTACCGCGCCGCCGGTCCCGACATCGCCGGCGCGCTGGCGCAATTCTTCGACGCCGTGCCGACCTTGCGCGAAGTGGCGCTGTGGGGCTTGTGCGACGGCGCCACGGCCGCCGCCTGCCATGCGCCGCGCGATGCGCGCATCAATGCCCTGATCCTGCTCAATCCGTGGGTGCGCAGCAGCGCCGGCCTGGCGCGCGCCACCTTGCGCCATTACTATTTGCCACGCCTGCTGCAAGGCGCGTTCTGGCGCAAGCTGGCCAGCGGCGCACTGCAGCCGGGCGCCAGCCTGGCCTCGCTGCGGCAGGTGGCGGCAGCCACGCAGGAAGCCGAGCCGCTGGACGATGCGCCCGCGCCGGCCCTGCTGCGGGCCTTGACGCAATTCCAGGGCAAGGTGCTGCTGATCCTCAGCGGCGACGACCTGGGCGCGCGCGAGTGGCAAGCCCTGCTCCGGGGCGACGCGGCCTGGCGCGCCGTCGCGGCCCGCGCGCAATGGACACAGGCGCAGGTCGATGGCGCCAACCACACCTTCGCCAGCGCCGCCTGGCGCGGCGAAGTGGAACAGCTGTGCGCGCGGTGGCTGCAGTCATGGTAA
- a CDS encoding hydrolase 2, exosortase A system-associated has protein sequence MNSAAFDALPLLPFFLPASGGQRYCLLHLPPPGRSVRGGIIYVHPFAEELNKSRHVAAAQARAFAALGYSVLQIDLYGCGDSSGDFNEARWDIWHNDLHLACAWLAQRVDGPLTMWGLRLGALLALDFASRAPLPLARLLLWQPETDGRRSIDRFLRLRLATSMLAGGTQEAPGHARAALAKSEPVEVAGYLLAPELALAIDGVSAAALLPAVPVYWLDYQAPEQAGAALPPLARTWREQGAAVHVASFGDGPFWHSGELLACPQLLAATRTVCRDWLDEERTAP, from the coding sequence ATGAACAGCGCCGCCTTCGACGCGCTGCCGCTGCTGCCCTTCTTTCTGCCCGCCAGCGGCGGCCAGCGCTACTGCCTGCTGCACCTGCCGCCGCCGGGCCGCAGCGTGCGCGGCGGCATCATCTACGTCCATCCATTCGCCGAAGAACTCAATAAAAGCCGCCACGTGGCCGCCGCGCAGGCGCGCGCCTTTGCCGCCTTGGGTTACAGCGTGCTGCAGATCGACCTGTACGGCTGCGGCGACAGCAGCGGCGATTTTAACGAAGCGCGCTGGGACATCTGGCACAACGACCTGCACCTGGCTTGCGCCTGGCTGGCGCAGCGGGTCGACGGCCCCTTGACCATGTGGGGCTTGCGCCTGGGTGCTTTGCTGGCCCTCGATTTCGCCAGCCGCGCGCCGCTGCCGCTGGCGCGTTTGCTGCTATGGCAGCCGGAAACCGATGGCCGTCGCAGCATCGACCGTTTCCTGCGCCTGCGCCTGGCGACAAGCATGCTGGCCGGCGGCACGCAGGAAGCACCGGGACACGCGCGCGCCGCGCTGGCGAAAAGCGAGCCTGTGGAAGTGGCCGGCTACCTGCTGGCGCCCGAGCTGGCGCTGGCCATCGACGGCGTCAGCGCAGCGGCGCTGCTGCCCGCGGTACCTGTCTATTGGCTCGATTACCAGGCACCGGAGCAAGCCGGCGCAGCGTTGCCGCCGCTGGCGAGAACATGGCGCGAACAGGGCGCCGCCGTGCACGTGGCCAGCTTCGGCGACGGCCCGTTCTGGCACAGTGGCGAGCTGCTGGCGTGTCCGCAGCTGCTGGCCGCCACGCGCACCGTGTGCCGCGACTGGCTCGACGAGGAAAGGACGGCGCCATGA
- a CDS encoding acyl carrier protein — translation MPHLEAVKRILDTTLGLNGRALEAHTPLLGSVPELDSMAVIGVIAALEDHFGITVADDDIHARHFATVGTLHDFVFAQLRP, via the coding sequence ATGCCGCATCTTGAAGCAGTAAAACGCATCCTCGACACCACGCTGGGCTTGAACGGGCGCGCGCTGGAAGCGCACACGCCGCTTCTGGGCAGCGTGCCGGAACTCGATTCGATGGCCGTGATCGGCGTTATCGCCGCGCTGGAAGACCATTTCGGCATCACTGTCGCCGACGACGACATCCACGCGCGCCACTTCGCCACCGTCGGCACCCTGCACGACTTCGTGTTTGCACAGCTGCGGCCATGA
- a CDS encoding GNAT family N-acetyltransferase encodes MALFRQFPLLQRLSASLNQLGWRDSAWLAVARLLESVPGGRCALYRYQFVAQAVAPGSLCRGRGQAITVNPCLTEADLPPGPERRPGVLGERYRQGAQCLVARDKSGMAGWIWLQRHGCQEDEVRARYALASQQSSWDLDVWVHPGQRGGLVFARLWEEANAVLYAQGVRWSCSRISRFNRASLGAHARLGTHALGTATFIRCGRWQWMAASLPPYVHLSRHPDDIPCLAFDTSRLPHYPSLELTCRILKQ; translated from the coding sequence ATGGCCCTGTTTCGACAATTTCCCCTGCTGCAACGGCTGAGCGCCAGCCTCAATCAGCTGGGCTGGCGCGACAGCGCCTGGCTGGCCGTGGCGCGCTTGCTGGAAAGCGTGCCGGGCGGGCGCTGCGCGCTGTATCGCTACCAGTTCGTCGCGCAGGCCGTGGCGCCCGGTTCGCTGTGCCGCGGGCGCGGCCAGGCCATCACCGTCAACCCTTGCCTGACGGAAGCGGATTTGCCGCCCGGCCCCGAGCGCCGCCCCGGCGTACTGGGCGAACGCTACCGCCAGGGCGCGCAATGCCTGGTGGCGCGTGACAAGTCCGGCATGGCCGGCTGGATCTGGCTGCAGCGCCACGGCTGCCAGGAAGACGAGGTGCGCGCCCGCTATGCGCTGGCCTCGCAGCAGTCGTCGTGGGACCTGGACGTGTGGGTGCATCCCGGGCAGCGCGGTGGCCTGGTCTTCGCCCGGCTGTGGGAAGAAGCCAACGCCGTGCTGTACGCGCAGGGCGTGCGCTGGTCGTGCAGCCGCATTTCGCGTTTCAACCGCGCCTCGCTGGGCGCCCATGCGCGCCTGGGCACGCACGCGCTGGGTACGGCCACCTTTATCCGCTGCGGGCGCTGGCAATGGATGGCCGCCAGCCTGCCGCCGTATGTCCACCTGTCGCGCCACCCGGACGACATTCCCTGCCTGGCCTTCGATACCAGCCGCCTGCCGCACTACCCTTCCCTGGAGCTGACATGCCGCATCTTGAAGCAGTAA